A genomic window from Flavobacterium sp. I3-2 includes:
- a CDS encoding SMI1/KNR4 family protein, translated as MNEKIQKLEKCLLKTRPEYYSELNAPLNDSQLNKLEEYYKIVIPKDLRTLYKWKNGQNSNCHKAFVNNSCFIPLEQALFDASELTEMIGFDFEIENWWNENWIPIFQNGGGDSICYDLKGIFTEQQGQLIEYWHVDNDRNVIAPTLEMFLEKIIEMYEKNRFQVTDQYFDIENIDNFPKKFIIE; from the coding sequence ATGAATGAAAAAATTCAAAAATTAGAAAAATGTTTATTAAAAACAAGACCTGAATATTATTCAGAATTAAACGCACCATTAAATGATTCGCAGTTAAATAAACTCGAAGAATATTATAAAATTGTAATCCCTAAAGATTTACGCACTTTATATAAATGGAAAAATGGACAAAATTCAAATTGTCATAAAGCATTTGTAAATAATTCTTGTTTTATCCCTTTAGAACAGGCGCTATTTGACGCTTCTGAACTAACAGAAATGATTGGTTTTGATTTTGAAATCGAAAATTGGTGGAATGAAAATTGGATTCCAATTTTTCAAAACGGTGGTGGTGACAGTATATGCTATGACTTAAAAGGTATTTTTACTGAACAGCAAGGTCAGTTGATTGAATATTGGCATGTTGATAATGACCGTAATGTAATTGCTCCAACACTTGAAATGTTTCTTGAAAAAATAATCGAAATGTATGAAAAAAATCGATTTCAAGTTACAGATCAATATTTTGATATTGAAAACATTGACAACTTTCCAAAAAAATTTATTATCGAATAA